The Malus sylvestris chromosome 3, drMalSylv7.2, whole genome shotgun sequence genomic sequence ATAGGTTTCAGATCCCATTTGCAATGCCTCCTCAAACTTGCTAGCTCCAATTGGGAGAATCATAATTTCCTAAAAAATTCAGgtcaagtttaattagaaggACATGCCACACAAAAGTTTGAAGAGTTCATGCCAAAAAAATtgtattgaaatatatataagcaACTTCAGCAGGCATAAAAACAATGTTATAGGAGGAACCAAAGAGAGCATTAAGCAGTCGTTACTGACACAATCAAATTCATGTAGAAGTGTTTAACCAGTGAACTCCACTGTAGTTTCCCACAAGccaatttcaaatatttaaaattttaacttcATTTTAAGGTAAAATGTCATACTTTCATGATGTGAATACAAGTACCCACATTAGTAAATGGTCTAAATATTGAAACCCCTCTCCCCACATAcattaaaactgaaaataaaagatTTGGCAAGTACATATCTACAGACTCAAGCTTACCAGAGCATACCTGAATGGCCAGATTATTCCCAGCATGCTTTCCTCCACTAATAACAGTAAAAGCAGGGACAGGCAGGGTCAGGTGGCCTTTTCCAGAAAGGTCAGCAATATGTTTGTACAGTGGAACCTGATATTAACCTTGACTCAGACATTTTCGAGAAAAAAGTGAACAAATTTTAGCAATACCAATACTTAGTAAGCGGTAACAGAGAAACAGTCATGCCTCCTTTTGAGCAGCTCCAGCTTTGCAAGCAGCGATTGACACAGCCAATATGGCATTTACTCCAAGTTCACTCTGAAAGTATATTTGAAAATAATCATTAATCCagaatcataaaaaaaaagtaaaatacaaaTGCTTAATAGAGTTATCCTTCACATTTATAGTTACGCAAACGATATAAATTATGACTAATGTctattatttataattttttatagccaGACAAGGAGAGTCATAGCATGAAAGCACCAATATATATTAGTAACAAATTCTCAAACAGATCATTTGCATCAAGCTGCATTGAAAAACGAAAAACGTTACCTTCTTTTCTGTTTTATCGAGGTCTATCATTGCCTGATCAATCTGCGACTGAAGCGTAGGATCCATGCCTACCAATGCTTCAGATATTTTCTCATTGACATTCTTAACAGCTTTAGTCACACTATTTCCAAGATATAATCCCTTGTCCCCATCTCGCAGTTCAACAGCCTCATACCTGGTTTCAACAAACACCTCCTTGATAATTAATCTCAGGATTTATAATTTTGAACGTGATCGAGCTCAAATAGAATTGTATACAAGAGGCATAATACACAGTTACTTAATAGTTAATAGCAATGCTCTTGACAAATGCAATAACAAATCAATTTCTGAATCATACAAAGCATTTCCACAcgcaaagaagaaaaatgcaATTCAATATGAAACAAAAGGTCTATACAAATTCTCGGCAGCCAaacaacagagagagagagagcttacaTTCCGGAAACATCAGAGCTAGGAGCTGAAGCACGAAACGTTCCTTTGTTAGTGTGGAGGTCGACTTCAACAGTTGGAATTCCTCTGCTATCGAGGATCTGCCGAGCTTTGACCTTTGTTATCACTGAAGGTACCGCTTTCTTCATATGATTCGACTGCGTAATTCAATTCAAAAACAAAGACATACAACAAAATCATTTCACAGCTCAAACAAAACTAATCAAGAAACTACAATTTCCTTCTCTTTCCAGAAACTTTCCTGCACATTCATTTTCCGAGTAACCAAACAGAATCAcagacgagagagagagagagagagagagagcagagatTTACGATGAAGAGGACGGGATCGGAGGCCTTAGCCCTAACGGCGGCATTGACGGCGTCTTCGATTTTCCgagagagcatgtggttatccAAGTAATCTTGCACCGACATTTCTTCTTATTGATTTCGGTCGCTCACCAAAACACCGGCGGTTTCAGATTCGAGCTCGGCGGAGAGAGGCGGAGCGATCCCTAATTGATTCAGAGCTTCACGCGCAGTAAGAACAACGACTGAGAGATGCTCGTGACTGGTGCCGAATATTCTCTTTAAATTTTTGAGTGCGTTGTGTtccggtttagggtttaggtccgAAGGCCGAGGCTTCTCCAAGCTTTCAGGTCCCCGGCTCTTGGATGTCAGCCGCAGAGAGTGTAGCAAAACGCAGCGTTTCCGTGTGTTAATTTCAAGTGGCTTCTGGTTCTGTCATGCTTTATTACAACAATTTTAATTGGGTTTGATTTGATGCTCCATTTTAATAATTATCGTGGTAATGATTTTAGTTatggtccctttttttttaattcctcGATgcagtttggtttggttttatcttcttcgttgtttttgtttaatttatttggttatgcgaaaaaaaatataataagaatTGTATGAGACGAAAAATATTATGATTTATCATATgcttttattttatcatttactttttatttgtaTGAATTTATCCTTATATTTTTTACATCATTTATTTAATTAGTGGGTAAAAAAATAAAGGTTAATGATATTCACATACTTATTTTTATCTCTCATACATTCTTACTAATTTTTTACCATTGATCTGCAATTTATTTGATtggacggccgaaaattaaaaaaggtaAGTGAGAGGCAAAAATGAATGTGTAGATAGACTTCTGGCTCCTTCTTGAAAGCTTTGCGGTTAATAATAAGTAATCTAATCTTCCTCACGCTCTTTAATTCATCTTGACAGAGGGACTTGAGTGACTTGTTTGGTACGAGCAAACGAGGGACGAGTGGTGGGAGCCGACAAATAATAGTGTTGGTTCAGTGAAGTCAAGCATTacccaaaacaaaattgaggTGAATGAGCAACTGGTTTGGTACAAGCCACACTATTCCCTCCTTTTCTTTAggacataaacataccaaaccACCATAAAATATTTCCCAAAAAAACCTAGAATTTTTGTCCAACCGtagcaagaaagaaaaaaaaaaattcttgagtTCGTCGccagtggcggatccacagtggggtcaatggggtcgcacgaccccttggaagccatggaaacAACCTGTGAGACCCCTTGGAGCTGCTGGTGCGACCCCTTGGGGCTGCACACCAAGTGTTCGACGAAAGTCCTCGGCAGTCCGCTGGGCTGGTTGAAGAAGACGAAGGCGCTCGCGCGCCTGTTTGATTTTTAAAACAGCCTgggcaaaacgacgtcgttttgggccaggtttgaacaaaaaaaaaatgcccagCGTGTCCTGGGCAGgtctgaacaaaaaaaaaataccaaccGTGTCCTTTTCAGCCATATTTTGCACAGAACCGAAGCCCTCGAATCCAAAACCcccaaatttcttttgttttctcctcCTCTAACCCTAAGTTCCAAACTCAATCCTCCCCAAACCCtcaactccatctcctcccttgCTGCCGTCGTCGTCactgtggtggtggtgccaccAGCTTTGCTCTTTGTATTTGCTCATTGTTATTGTGAAATTTCACAATTCAAGTAAGTTCTAAACCCTATGTatgatatatttaatttaattgaaacctaattcatatttattttgattatattggtggtttgtttatattgtgagtatttattttgaatattttgtatatgtagaatatatttaatttaattgaaaatcaattcatatttattttgattatattgatggtttgtttatattgtgagtttttattttcattattttgtatatgtagaatgcaagatgagatatttaatttaattgaaatccaattcatacttattttgattatgttgatggtttgtttatattgtgagtttttattttcattattttgtatatgtagaatgcaagatgagatatttaatttaatttaattgaaatccaaatcatacttattttgattatgttgatggtttgtttatattgtgagtttttattttcattattttgtatatgtagaatgcaagatgagatatttaatttaattgaaatccaattcatatttattttgattatgttgatggtttgtttttattgtgagtatttattttgaatattttgtatatgtagaattattatggaacggttttttaagagaaagtcaTCATCGGGTTCGGGTAGTTCGAATAATGTTGATAGTTCAAATACTGTTGGTAGTTCAAGAACTCCAAGTTCAAGACAAAGTCAATTAGATGGTGTTTTGGGTAATCTTGAAGCGGATCCTGGATTGAGAACTCGAATAATAGATTATGATGCTAATATGAGAGATGAGGTCCGAAGATCATATCTACAAAAAGGACCTTGTCAACCTAGAGGTCATAATTTCCCAATAACTGATATGTCGGGAATTAATCGACGCTTCATTCCCCAAtggtttgatgagtttgattggttggagtatagtataTCTAAAGATGCGGCATTTTGTCTATATTGCTATctctttaaaaccaattttgcACAAGTGGGTAGTGAAACTTTCACTGGAGATGGATTTAAGACttggaagaaagggagagaaagatttaaGATGCATGTTGGACCGATTGGGAGTGTTCATAATAAGGCTAGAGAAGCTgctacaaatttgatgaatcaagCTACACATATTGAAACGGCAGTGAGCAAACACTCCGACCAAGCTCGTAAGGCTTATCGCACATGCTTGAATGCATCAATCAAGTGCACTAAGTTTTTATTGCGACAAGGTCTTCCTTTTCGTGGCCATGATGAAAGTGCCACTTCAAGCAATATGGGAAATTACTTGGAGCTATTGCAATTCATTGCagataataatgataaagttaGAGAAGTTGTGATGGAAAATGCTCCGGGGAATCTTAGATTAGTAGCTCCTAGCATTCAAAAAGAAATTTTGAATTCATGTGCCCTTGAAACACTTGATGCTATCATGGATGGTCTAAAAGATAGATTCTTTTCAATATTGGTGGATGAAGCACGTGATGTGTCGGTGAAAGAGCAAATGGCTATGGTGTTGCGTTATGTGGATGACAACGGGCATGTAATTGAAAGATTTGTGGGTATCCAACATGTTGCCAACACTACTTCAAGTTCACTAAAGGATGTTATTGACACATTATTTTCTCGCAACGATTTGAGCATTTCCAAGCTACGAGGACAAGGTTATGATGGTGCTAGCAATATGAGAGGTGAGTTGAAtggccttaaaacaaagatattgagagaacaaccttatgcatattatgttcatTGCTTTGCTCATCAACTTCAACTAGCTCTTGTTGCCGTAGCAAAGAAGAATATAGACATTGCCTCTTTTTTTGCAACGGCTAATAATGTGGTTAATCATGTTGGAGCATCTTGTAAGCGACGTGATTTACTTAGAGAGCAACTTCAAGAAGAGCTTGTGATAGCTTTTGAAAATGATTGTCTTATAACGGGGCGAGgcttaaatcaagaaacaagtcTCAAACGTGCCGGTGACACACGATGGAACTCACACTATGGTACCTTGATTAGCATCATTTCCATGTTTTCATCCGTGGTTCATGTGCTTCAAATGGTTATTGATGATAATCTCAATGACAGTGCGGGTGAagcaaataagttaatgagagATATACGtacttttgagtttgtgtttcaccttttcttgatgaaagTCATATTAGGACTCACAAATGATTtgtcacaagcattgcaaaggaaagatcaagaaattgtgaatgcaatggcgTTAGTGAAATCATGCAAGGAAAAGTTACATTGGATGAGGAATAATGGGTTCGATGCATTAGTTGATGAAgtatcttctttttgtgaaaaacattatATTGAGGTTCCTAACATGGAAGAGGCATTTATACTTCCAGGGAGGTCGTAATGCTCCAATAAAGACAAATTGTCATCATTATCGTGTGGAGCTCTTTATTTATGTCATTGATGAGCAAATTACGGAGTTAGAGGATCGCTTTAATGAGGTAAATACCGAGTTGCTTATTTGTTTGGCATGTTTGAGTTCGAAAGattcatttgtagcttttgatAAACCAAAGTTACTTCGTCTTGCTCAATTTTATCCTCAAGACTTTTCGGATGAGGATCGTTTggcacttgaagatcaacttgagatttatattcattatgtgCGTTCCAGTAGTGATTTCTCTCAATTGGAAGGGATTGGTGATCTTgcaaaaaaatggtggagacaaggatgcatcaagtattcaattatgtatatttgctcattacattgtctttggttttaccagttgcaactgcttcagtggagagagcattttctgtcatgaatattgttaagggtccacttaggaacaaaatgggagattaatggttgagtgatagcttgcttgtttatattgagagagatatttttgcttgtattgaaaatgaagctataatgcttcgttttcaaaatatgaaacctcGTCGTGGACAATTATAGCTTGTAATATTATTTCTgttatgaattatgaatgaaagtactatgatttcattttcaacatgtttttccatcctaaatttttttttggacttttacaCTACGACCCCTTGTGGTAAGATTTCTGGCTCTGCCACTGTTCGTCACAAATGACTATTTGTAATAGAAAGCGTCAAGCCCTCTTTTGACGAAGAAGCATAGCCGTTGCCAGAATCCTCTGTTGTTGCAGTCCTTTCCTTGCTGCCAGAAAGCTCATTAGTGGAGGTGTAAAACAACCATagtaaaagagaaaaataaagacTAAACTCGATATAGATCCAATTTTGTGAGTTGTTATTGAGTTTTAGTCCATTTTATTTGGTTAAGTTCATTCACTGATTGTCCAcatcatcattttttaattatatttttactaaaCTGTAATGAATACCATCCTTTATAGGTTTATATTTTACTAACTTGTGATGAAtaattaattttggattaatctCAATTTACTACCTTTAAGTTTCTTggttcaacatttggtacataaagtttttttcatcctagaGTGATATCTGAAGTCAAAATTTTTgcacagtttcatacatccgttaaggttGCTGTTAAGTAAGCCATTAACTGGTGACGTGACACCCATGTAGACAATGACTGGACGCCACATGTTAATATGGGCCCACgtgtatattaaaaaaattaaaaattaaaagaattaaaaatctGGGTCCAAACCGTCGTCTTCATCCCAAAGGAAGAGTTTGACCTCCTCCCTTCCCTCATCCACGTCCCACACACATCCATATTCTCCGAAGTACCCACCTTGTCACCTCTATCTTCTTCGGCCAACTATATCCCAACCACACCCACTTCTCCTCTCGACAATCCACTCCCAAATTCCCCAAACCGCCATTTTCACCCATGCATCACACCCAGAACCCACACAGAAATCAAACACTTTATTTTCACCCACCACACCCAAAATTTGTCTCTCCACTTCTCCAAAGATACCACCGTTGACCCAGTATCGCAGCGCCCAATCGAAGAGGAAATTGAAACATGTCCACCCTCACATCAAGATCTCTAGCAAGGCCATGAGAATCATGAACATCTTGATCAACGACATCTTCGACAAGCTCACCCAAGATTCGTTAAGGCTCGCGAGGTACAACAAGAAGTCGACGATCACTTGCCAGGAACTCCAGACTGCCGTGAAACTCATGCTTCCCAGTGAGCTCGCCAAGCATGCCGTTTTGGAAAGGACCAAAGTCATGACTAAGTTTACTAGCTCTTGaaggtttagggtttgttgGTTTTAAGGTCTGGTATttgaaatcaagtcatataggTTTGTTGGTTAACAGACTTAATTCTCCTGCTCGAAGTGTTCGTCGACCGCTGTTAACCCCATGCTGTCTTTGCACACCGCCCTCGCAGAGGAGATTCTGGGTGAGAGTTGCAAAAACTTGATATAGTGTTGGAGAGAAGTGAGATGGCGGGTTTTGGGACGGGGGAGGAGGAGGGGAGGAGCGAGAGAGACCGAAGGGAGGAATTGAAGGTCGGGGTTAGGAAAACAGATCATGGAATATGCGAAACAATCTTAGGgttttagtttttcttaattttttattttataaatttttaacttttaacagttaggtttttttaattttcaatttcatttaattttttttaatatccacgtggcgcccagtcattgtgtgacatcccacattgaccaacggggagggggtgatgtgccttatatgtacatgcccacctccatatagcacgaggcattttgggaactcattggcttcgagttccacCGGAACTCTGAAATTAAGCGAGTTcaggcgagagcaatcctaggatgggtgacccactgggaagttgctcgtgagttcctagaaacaaaaccgtaagggtgTGGTcagggcctaaagcggacaatattgtgctacgacgGAGTTGAGACTAATATGTGACATAATGGTATCATAGCCACTATGGCGTGTGGTGCGAGTGTGCCCAAGAGGACGTCGGGGCCTTAAGGGGGGTGAATTATGACATCCCACATCAACCAacagagagggggtgatgtgccttatacatacatgcccacctccatatag encodes the following:
- the LOC126615500 gene encoding uncharacterized protein LOC126615500 codes for the protein MERFFKRKSSSGSGSSNNVDSSNTVGSSRTPSSRQSQLDGVLGNLEADPGLRTRIIDYDANMRDEVRRSYLQKGPCQPRGHNFPITDMSGINRRFIPQWFDEFDWLEYSISKDAAFCLYCYLFKTNFAQVGSETFTGDGFKTWKKGRERFKMHVGPIGSVHNKAREAATNLMNQATHIETAVSKHSDQARKAYRTCLNASIKCTKFLLRQGLPFRGHDESATSSNMGNYLELLQFIADNNDKVREVVMENAPGNLRLVAPSIQKEILNSCALETLDAIMDGLKDRFFSILVDEARDVSVKEQMAMVLRYVDDNGHVIERFVGIQHVANTTSSSLKDVIDTLFSRNDLSISKLRGQGYDGASNMRAKKNIDIASFFATANNVVNHVGASCKRRDLLREQLQEELVIAFENDCLITGRGLNQETSLKRAGDTRWNSHYGTLISIISMFSSVVHVLQMVIDDNLNDSAGEANKLMRDIRTFEFVFHLFLMKVILGLTNDLSQALQRKDQEIVNAMALVKSCKEKLHWMRNNGFDALVDEVSSFCEKHYIEVPNMEEAFILPGRS